One window of Candidatus Nitrospira kreftii genomic DNA carries:
- a CDS encoding hypothetical protein (conserved protein of unknown function), translating to MNLLLDTHVFLWFLIQSPRLSQSIYHQIETTPVVYVSAASLWEAVIKIQVKRLSADPEELAAKIVDSGFQELSVSVAHTLALERLPLHHRDPFDRILLAQAHAEHLRLLTADAGLKPYGPVCQVIAEAD from the coding sequence GTGAATCTCCTGCTCGATACCCATGTCTTTTTGTGGTTTCTGATTCAATCTCCACGCCTTTCACAAAGCATCTATCATCAGATCGAGACGACACCCGTGGTCTATGTTAGTGCGGCTTCACTCTGGGAGGCGGTCATCAAGATTCAAGTGAAGAGGCTCTCTGCCGATCCAGAAGAGTTAGCCGCCAAGATCGTGGACAGTGGGTTTCAAGAATTGTCAGTATCAGTAGCACACACCCTGGCCCTTGAGCGGTTGCCCCTGCATCATCGTGACCCTTTTGACCGCATCTTGTTGGCACAAGCCCATGCTGAGCACCTGCGTCTGCTCACAGCTGATGCGGGTTTGAAACCCTATGGTCCGGTATGTCAGGTGATTGCCGAGGCAGACTGA
- a CDS encoding L-lysine 2,3-aminomutase → MEDWKQVLAKSLVRPKDLAERFGLDEKEVEAIVGPYPVRITPTVLETIKSPGDAIWKQVVPDMAELDDIAADDDPLEEDLMSPVPHLVHRYPDRVLLMVTNQCPIYCRFCTRKRLVGKPGFLKKGELDRAIQYLREHQEVRDVILSGGDPLLLPDHLLERIFKALRTIPHLELIRIGSRVPGSLPERITPKLCEMVKQYHPIYMNLHFNHPDELTPKVKAACGMLADAGIPLGAQTVLLKGVNDDPDTMKRLVHQLLLARVKPYYLYQADLTKGTNHFRTTVETGLNIIKALQGHTSGMAVPHFVIDAPGGGGKIPLLPDNYLVHLDEDGALLRNYENKSFHYPQPKVESGRDLPMVGARSSHEASAEEAYAACSDSYPDRDGFASWGNSCGGDSDDL, encoded by the coding sequence ATGGAAGACTGGAAACAAGTCCTCGCGAAGAGCCTCGTAAGGCCCAAAGACTTGGCGGAACGGTTCGGACTCGACGAGAAAGAGGTGGAAGCGATCGTCGGGCCGTACCCTGTACGAATCACACCGACCGTCCTCGAGACCATTAAATCTCCGGGCGATGCGATTTGGAAACAGGTCGTCCCGGATATGGCGGAGTTGGACGATATTGCAGCCGACGACGATCCGCTAGAGGAGGACCTGATGAGCCCGGTGCCCCACCTGGTTCATCGGTATCCGGACAGAGTGCTCCTCATGGTGACCAATCAATGTCCGATCTACTGTCGTTTCTGCACTAGAAAGCGATTAGTCGGCAAGCCTGGGTTCCTTAAAAAGGGCGAATTGGACCGTGCTATTCAGTATCTTCGCGAGCACCAGGAGGTACGCGATGTGATTCTCTCCGGAGGGGACCCACTATTACTCCCCGACCACCTTCTCGAACGGATATTCAAGGCGCTTCGAACGATCCCACACTTGGAACTGATCCGGATCGGCTCACGCGTCCCGGGATCGTTACCTGAACGCATCACCCCCAAGCTGTGTGAAATGGTGAAACAGTACCACCCGATCTATATGAACCTGCATTTCAATCATCCGGATGAACTCACCCCCAAAGTCAAAGCCGCTTGCGGGATGCTGGCGGATGCCGGTATTCCATTGGGCGCCCAAACCGTGCTTCTGAAAGGTGTGAATGACGACCCGGACACCATGAAACGCCTCGTCCATCAACTGCTCCTCGCACGTGTGAAGCCCTATTACCTTTACCAAGCGGATCTGACGAAGGGAACGAATCATTTCCGGACGACAGTCGAAACCGGCTTGAACATCATCAAAGCCCTCCAAGGCCATACCAGTGGAATGGCCGTGCCCCATTTCGTGATCGATGCGCCTGGTGGCGGAGGCAAGATTCCCTTATTACCGGATAATTACTTGGTGCATCTGGACGAAGACGGCGCACTCCTCCGCAACTACGAGAACAAATCGTTCCACTACCCGCAGCCGAAGGTTGAGTCTGGGCGCGATCTACCGATGGTCGGAGCCAGATCCTCGCATGAGGCCTCAGCAGAAGAAGCCTATGCGGCCTGCAGTGACAGCTATCCCGATCGCGATGGCTTCGCCTCGTGGGGAAACAGCTGTGGCGGAGACTCGGACGACCTGTGA
- a CDS encoding Protein CbbQ, with protein MQSVREIDVAQHRILHEPFYEEVCGEIGLFTIAADRKLPVMLKGPTGCGKTRFVQYMAYKLGRPLITVACHEDLTASDLVGRYLLKGQDTVWMDGPLTLGVKHGAIVYLDEVVEARKDTTVIIHPLSDDRRVLPIEKKGQIVEASDEFMLVISYNPGYQSVLKDLKQSTKQRFIAIEFDYPSTDIETRVIQREAAVEAGIAANLVKLGQKVRNLRNHGLEEGVSTRLLIYAGTLIKQGIPPERACDAAIARPITDDTDMQRAILELVKAIF; from the coding sequence ATGCAATCGGTACGCGAAATCGACGTAGCACAACACCGCATCCTCCATGAGCCGTTTTACGAGGAGGTCTGTGGAGAAATCGGCCTGTTTACCATTGCTGCGGACCGGAAACTGCCAGTCATGCTCAAGGGACCGACCGGGTGCGGGAAAACACGATTTGTTCAATACATGGCCTACAAGCTCGGCCGACCGCTGATCACCGTCGCGTGTCATGAAGACCTCACCGCATCCGACTTGGTTGGACGGTACTTACTCAAAGGACAGGATACGGTTTGGATGGACGGTCCGCTGACCTTGGGTGTGAAGCACGGGGCCATCGTCTATCTCGATGAGGTGGTGGAAGCCCGGAAAGACACCACCGTCATCATTCATCCGCTGAGTGATGACCGGCGAGTGCTGCCGATCGAAAAGAAAGGCCAAATCGTTGAAGCTTCCGATGAGTTCATGTTGGTGATCTCCTACAACCCTGGCTATCAAAGTGTCTTGAAAGATCTCAAGCAGAGTACCAAGCAGAGATTCATAGCCATTGAATTCGACTACCCCAGCACCGATATCGAAACGAGAGTGATTCAACGTGAAGCAGCGGTGGAGGCAGGTATCGCAGCGAATCTCGTCAAGCTCGGCCAAAAAGTCCGCAATCTCAGAAATCATGGGCTGGAAGAAGGCGTCAGCACCAGACTCTTGATCTATGCCGGCACACTGATCAAGCAAGGCATCCCGCCGGAACGAGCCTGTGATGCTGCCATCGCTCGTCCGATCACCGACGACACGGATATGCAGCGTGCTATCCTGGAATTGGTCAAAGCGATCTTTTAG
- a CDS encoding hypothetical protein (conserved protein of unknown function), with translation MALTIFHVDWCPDCHVVRQKLSELRISYQDVIVPDSRRMRTQVYEVSGQYYVPVLKDDELVLTETNDILDYLDKRYGTDTVGGATTQFESQARATPDVLGDDDDHPSCRIT, from the coding sequence GTGGCACTGACTATTTTCCACGTCGACTGGTGTCCTGACTGTCACGTGGTCCGACAAAAACTGAGTGAGTTACGGATATCCTATCAAGACGTCATCGTGCCTGATAGTCGACGAATGCGGACGCAAGTCTACGAAGTATCGGGGCAATATTATGTCCCGGTCCTCAAAGACGACGAACTCGTGCTGACGGAAACCAACGACATTCTGGATTATTTGGACAAGCGTTACGGAACCGATACCGTGGGCGGCGCAACAACACAATTTGAATCTCAAGCCCGTGCCACGCCGGACGTGCTGGGCGACGATGACGACCACCCCTCCTGCCGCATCACCTAA
- a CDS encoding hypothetical protein (conserved membrane protein of unknown function), with the protein MVTHSWQRLIGIILLLSVVSCSGPQPILRSNKHLHVSGKQVAQREVESCRKQVEGTGLRPGVHQSANAGSGAVLGLLLGGAMGASAGVIGGLPGMTIGAAAGSGLGLVLGVLGGTFKPLEPDPPYADAVMSCLKEKGYEVSGWE; encoded by the coding sequence GTGGTCACTCACTCATGGCAGCGGCTGATTGGAATCATACTGCTGCTGTCGGTCGTATCCTGCTCGGGCCCCCAGCCGATTTTACGGTCGAATAAGCATCTCCACGTGTCTGGCAAGCAGGTCGCTCAACGGGAGGTTGAATCCTGCCGGAAACAAGTTGAAGGAACCGGATTGCGTCCAGGGGTTCACCAAAGTGCCAACGCCGGGTCCGGCGCCGTGCTCGGTCTGTTGCTCGGCGGTGCCATGGGCGCATCGGCCGGGGTGATCGGGGGACTGCCGGGTATGACGATCGGGGCTGCCGCCGGCAGTGGTCTCGGGTTGGTCCTTGGCGTACTGGGAGGAACTTTCAAGCCGCTGGAGCCGGATCCGCCCTATGCCGATGCTGTGATGAGTTGCCTCAAGGAAAAGGGTTATGAAGTCAGCGGGTGGGAGTAA
- a CDS encoding hypothetical protein (conserved protein of unknown function) yields MIVRDSDRGAILTVHVQPNSSRTECVGMHGDALKIRLAARPIDGAANDELIRFIAEQCMVPRAHVRLQAGAEARRKRLCVQGITAQALLARLMPQY; encoded by the coding sequence GTGATTGTACGGGACAGTGATCGTGGGGCGATTCTCACCGTCCATGTCCAACCCAACTCATCACGGACCGAATGTGTCGGAATGCACGGGGATGCCCTCAAGATCCGACTGGCGGCTCGTCCGATTGACGGCGCTGCCAATGATGAGTTGATCAGATTTATCGCAGAACAATGTATGGTTCCGCGCGCGCATGTGCGGCTCCAGGCTGGGGCCGAAGCTCGGCGTAAGCGACTGTGTGTACAAGGAATCACCGCGCAGGCGTTGCTGGCGCGGCTGATGCCGCAATACTGA
- a CDS encoding hypothetical protein (conserved protein of unknown function), which yields MSENGGFLATFLHASYDWDPMDLMTVDSEPMMRALPQLVPDSACVRCDVCCRFPEADSFLRPYFTDHEIADAVTHGVAESFFPDKSGSQVNLVESPIGEGYVCPAFDSTSGRCGIYNVRPLDCQLYPLALMWDASGKEVLLGWDTKCPFMREEPPGTIRTYANHVANTLESDALVEKIVAHPRLIGRFQDDVIVVKPLPHLTARLAPRRADPRLRPLAVSDAPYFRQLIEQSHTLSSDTPAAFAFPYHYMWTSLLAYRWMEIHDTAFLFAASPDGWFMPLPPLGPGRLERTVDQAFDLMLEWNGVSPVSRIEHVMNSQKGLLPADEYQFQRNEGDYLYSVAALAALAGDHYKSQRALCNRVEREHRITSEPYRPEHHNDCMALYRRWANRKRQGNIDAMGKLLLEDAELAHACVLQEHEQMGVSGTVSRVDNDVAAYTFGYWLTPHTWCILLEVADRAAPGLAQWVFRDTCRIAMSHGAISINAMEDAGLPGLRATKLAYRPTSILDTWTITRVAK from the coding sequence ATGAGCGAGAACGGAGGCTTCCTTGCTACCTTTCTCCATGCGTCGTATGATTGGGACCCGATGGACCTCATGACAGTGGATTCCGAACCGATGATGAGGGCGTTGCCTCAGCTGGTGCCGGACTCAGCCTGTGTTCGTTGTGACGTCTGCTGCCGATTCCCGGAAGCGGACAGTTTTCTGCGTCCGTATTTTACAGACCACGAAATTGCCGATGCCGTGACGCATGGAGTCGCGGAGTCTTTCTTTCCGGACAAATCCGGTTCGCAAGTAAATCTCGTCGAGAGTCCGATCGGTGAGGGGTATGTGTGTCCGGCATTTGATTCAACGTCCGGCCGCTGTGGGATCTACAATGTGCGCCCGTTGGATTGTCAACTGTACCCGCTGGCGTTGATGTGGGATGCGTCAGGGAAAGAGGTGCTCCTGGGTTGGGATACCAAATGCCCCTTCATGCGCGAAGAGCCTCCCGGTACGATTCGCACGTATGCCAATCATGTTGCGAATACACTGGAGAGCGATGCTCTGGTCGAAAAGATTGTGGCTCACCCACGCCTTATCGGCCGCTTTCAGGACGATGTCATTGTGGTCAAGCCGCTCCCTCATCTGACGGCTCGTCTTGCCCCACGGCGAGCCGACCCTCGGCTCCGGCCTCTCGCGGTCTCGGACGCCCCCTATTTTAGGCAGCTGATTGAGCAATCGCATACCCTTTCTTCTGACACACCTGCCGCCTTTGCTTTTCCATATCATTACATGTGGACTTCGCTCCTTGCGTATCGGTGGATGGAGATCCATGACACAGCGTTTCTTTTCGCAGCATCTCCGGACGGGTGGTTTATGCCGCTGCCTCCACTTGGACCTGGCCGTCTGGAGAGGACAGTCGATCAAGCATTCGACCTGATGTTGGAGTGGAACGGGGTCTCGCCGGTGAGTCGAATTGAGCATGTCATGAATTCGCAGAAAGGGCTCTTGCCAGCCGATGAGTACCAGTTTCAGAGGAATGAAGGAGATTATCTTTATTCGGTCGCAGCCTTGGCTGCATTAGCAGGAGACCACTACAAATCCCAACGGGCACTCTGCAATCGCGTAGAGCGGGAGCACAGAATCACGAGCGAACCGTATCGTCCTGAACACCACAATGACTGCATGGCCTTGTATCGACGCTGGGCAAATCGCAAGCGCCAAGGGAACATCGATGCCATGGGGAAGTTACTGTTGGAGGATGCGGAACTTGCTCATGCGTGCGTCCTTCAGGAGCATGAACAGATGGGTGTGTCAGGAACGGTGAGTAGAGTCGACAATGACGTCGCGGCCTACACCTTCGGCTACTGGTTGACGCCTCACACGTGGTGCATTCTACTGGAAGTCGCAGATCGCGCTGCCCCTGGCCTGGCGCAGTGGGTGTTTCGTGATACGTGTCGGATAGCCATGTCGCACGGAGCCATCTCCATCAATGCGATGGAGGATGCCGGCCTTCCGGGATTGCGCGCAACCAAGTTGGCCTATCGCCCAACCTCGATCCTCGATACCTGGACGATCACAAGGGTGGCGAAATGA
- a CDS encoding Antitoxin codes for MKVTTKTVNIHEAKTHFSKLLAAVAKGERITICKDGTPVAQLGPLDQPIPVRRPGLLKGRVTIADDFDAPLPPDVLGSFEGGS; via the coding sequence ATGAAAGTCACAACGAAGACGGTGAATATCCATGAAGCCAAGACCCATTTTTCTAAGCTTCTGGCCGCCGTTGCAAAGGGTGAGCGTATTACGATTTGCAAAGACGGGACGCCTGTGGCTCAGCTCGGGCCGCTTGATCAGCCTATTCCAGTCCGACGTCCAGGGCTGTTGAAAGGACGTGTGACCATCGCGGACGATTTTGATGCGCCGTTACCACCAGACGTGTTGGGCTCGTTCGAGGGTGGGTCGTGA
- a CDS encoding Histidine kinase — MTPSDERRASAARRYEWLTFVMVLITLLSLGVGTYLLGHVERSIVAAVWLPLLVLVLWSTSRLRTEYRQAQQESAWARAAEAALLQSQERNRAIVDTALDGVITIDAAGIVTEWNAQATAIFGWTREEAMGKPLSETIIPERDREAHAQGIREYLKTGVGPVLNRRIEIAARNRDGHEFPVELAVSPARIGETYIFSAFVRDITERRRDERRLASQYAVTRVLSEAVTLEEAVPKIIRAVGESLEWDLGVFWRLDKQSGTLRCLHHWHVAGISADEMIAANQGHGFKAGQGLPGQIWERGEPVWIRDIMVDPTLVRAEVAIRAGLHGGFGFPIRIGGDIEGVIEFFSRQVREPDNELLSMITDLALRIGQFGERARTEEALHQTEAQLRQAQKMEAVGRLAGGVAHDFNNLLTVIRGYSELILSRLTTEDPARREIEEVKKAADRAAGLTSQLLAFSRRQFVTTKIVDLNAVIMNMDGMLRRLLGEDIVDLCVDLDPQLASIKADPGQIEQVIMNLAVNARDAMPTGGQLTIETRNVLVETGSRRDRDIVTLKEGSYALLAIRDTGQGMSEETQSHLFEPFFTTKEKGKGTGLGLSTVYGIVKQSGGTISIESTLGQGTTCKIFFPKVDEASEPVPAVNGSLGKAIGRETILLVEDDPSVRGLVQEALRLSGYEVLVARHGIEALLTGGKHMGPIHLLLTDVAMPQMSGPEVAEKLTGVRPDIKVLYMSGYPDHPVFEQGGFKRDTAFLQKPFTPNVLTQKVREVLDGKKMV; from the coding sequence ATGACACCATCGGATGAGCGTCGTGCTTCAGCGGCGAGACGATACGAGTGGCTGACGTTCGTCATGGTCCTGATCACCTTGCTTTCTCTAGGGGTTGGCACCTACCTGCTCGGTCATGTCGAGCGGAGCATCGTGGCGGCGGTCTGGCTTCCACTCTTGGTATTGGTGCTCTGGTCCACCTCTCGTTTGCGCACTGAATACCGTCAGGCGCAACAGGAAAGCGCATGGGCACGAGCTGCTGAAGCAGCGTTGCTGCAAAGTCAGGAGCGAAACCGCGCAATTGTCGATACGGCGCTTGACGGGGTGATCACCATTGATGCGGCCGGAATCGTGACCGAGTGGAATGCTCAAGCGACGGCGATCTTCGGATGGACTCGTGAAGAGGCGATGGGAAAACCGCTGTCAGAGACGATCATTCCTGAACGTGATCGGGAGGCGCATGCCCAAGGAATTCGCGAATATCTCAAGACGGGAGTCGGCCCTGTGCTGAACCGTCGTATCGAGATTGCGGCCCGGAACCGAGATGGGCATGAGTTTCCGGTGGAGCTTGCCGTGTCGCCGGCTCGCATCGGCGAGACGTACATTTTCAGTGCTTTTGTGCGCGATATTACAGAGCGTCGCCGAGACGAACGTCGATTGGCTTCCCAATACGCGGTGACACGTGTCTTGTCCGAAGCAGTGACGCTTGAAGAGGCGGTGCCGAAAATCATTCGGGCGGTCGGAGAGAGTCTTGAATGGGATCTGGGGGTCTTTTGGCGGTTGGACAAGCAATCGGGAACGTTGCGCTGTCTCCATCATTGGCATGTTGCGGGCATCAGTGCCGATGAGATGATTGCTGCGAATCAAGGTCATGGCTTTAAGGCAGGGCAGGGGTTGCCCGGTCAGATCTGGGAACGGGGGGAGCCGGTCTGGATCCGAGACATCATGGTCGATCCTACGTTGGTTCGAGCCGAGGTGGCTATCAGGGCCGGTCTTCATGGTGGATTTGGCTTTCCGATACGCATTGGGGGAGATATTGAAGGAGTGATTGAGTTCTTTAGCCGGCAGGTGCGTGAGCCGGACAATGAACTGCTGAGCATGATTACTGATCTCGCCTTGAGAATCGGGCAATTTGGCGAACGCGCCAGAACGGAAGAGGCATTGCATCAGACGGAGGCACAACTCCGCCAAGCGCAGAAGATGGAAGCCGTAGGGCGGCTGGCAGGCGGCGTCGCGCACGATTTCAATAATCTGCTGACTGTGATCCGCGGGTACAGCGAGTTGATCCTCAGCCGGTTGACGACGGAGGATCCCGCGCGTCGCGAAATCGAAGAGGTGAAAAAGGCGGCTGATCGAGCCGCCGGGCTCACGAGCCAACTGCTGGCATTCAGTCGCCGCCAGTTCGTGACAACTAAGATCGTCGATTTGAACGCGGTGATCATGAATATGGATGGAATGCTGCGACGGTTGTTGGGTGAGGATATAGTCGATCTCTGCGTCGACCTTGATCCACAACTGGCATCGATCAAGGCCGATCCTGGCCAAATTGAACAGGTGATCATGAACCTGGCTGTGAACGCTCGGGACGCTATGCCGACAGGAGGTCAATTGACGATTGAGACACGAAACGTTCTGGTCGAGACGGGCTCTCGGCGTGACCGTGACATTGTGACGCTCAAGGAGGGATCCTACGCGCTCTTGGCGATCAGAGACACGGGACAGGGCATGAGCGAAGAAACCCAATCCCACTTGTTTGAACCGTTCTTTACGACAAAAGAAAAGGGGAAGGGGACAGGGCTTGGGCTCTCCACCGTCTACGGGATTGTCAAGCAGTCTGGGGGGACGATCAGTATCGAGAGTACATTGGGGCAAGGAACCACCTGCAAGATCTTTTTTCCGAAGGTGGATGAGGCGTCCGAGCCAGTGCCGGCCGTCAATGGGAGCCTCGGCAAGGCGATAGGGCGGGAAACCATCTTGTTGGTTGAGGATGACCCATCAGTGCGCGGCCTCGTGCAAGAAGCCCTTCGCCTGAGCGGATACGAGGTATTGGTGGCTCGTCACGGGATCGAGGCGCTGTTGACTGGCGGCAAACATATGGGCCCTATTCATTTGCTACTCACCGATGTTGCTATGCCACAGATGAGTGGACCGGAGGTCGCCGAGAAACTGACGGGTGTGCGGCCGGACATCAAGGTGTTGTATATGTCGGGTTACCCCGACCATCCAGTGTTTGAGCAGGGCGGGTTTAAACGGGACACGGCGTTTCTGCAGAAGCCATTCACCCCCAACGTGTTGACTCAGAAGGTTCGCGAGGTGCTCGATGGGAAGAAGATGGTATAG
- a CDS encoding hypothetical protein (conserved protein of unknown function), with protein MTHTHTLCPTLSTEAAHHRCTAIQARLDHTDLFGASWRISPCPLFLSSDQLQFFISLGPHLLSFYRGLNRLYSESLKGLQPAWVAGYLDQGKPESLLQYSRMKRFRDEVPAVIRPDIIPTQDGMVITELDSVPGGIGLTACLSHIYHDLDDGHVRIIGGRNGMIQGFARMLRSYQAQRTGCIAILISEESKDYRPEMSWLAEQLRKEGLPVWCVEPREIRFTEEGLRLEIDGSLQAVDVVYRFYELFDLLNIPKAELVQYAAKKGWVSVTPPYKPALEEKSAFALFHHPMLRPFWEKELGVECMLELSRVIPKTWLLDPAPLPAIATIPDLRIGTRTVASWRDLENATQKERQFVIKPSGFSPLAWGSRGVSVGHDMPQAEWVDALRNALVSFPTTPYILQEFHKGRLFDMDFMDESHGAVVRMSGRARLSPYYFASEGTVELAGILATICPADKKILHGMKDAILVPCAVQPS; from the coding sequence TTGACACACACTCACACCCTCTGCCCAACACTTTCGACGGAAGCCGCGCATCATCGCTGTACGGCCATTCAAGCACGCTTAGACCATACCGATCTATTTGGAGCATCCTGGCGTATCAGTCCGTGCCCGCTTTTCCTCTCGTCCGACCAACTCCAGTTCTTCATATCGCTAGGGCCGCACCTCCTGTCGTTTTATCGAGGGTTGAATCGTCTCTACAGCGAGAGCCTCAAAGGCCTCCAGCCGGCTTGGGTGGCGGGCTACCTCGATCAAGGCAAACCGGAATCGTTACTACAGTACAGCCGCATGAAACGGTTTCGAGACGAGGTCCCGGCTGTCATCAGGCCCGATATCATTCCGACACAAGACGGCATGGTGATCACTGAGCTGGATTCAGTCCCCGGAGGCATTGGTTTGACGGCCTGCTTGTCTCACATCTATCACGACCTCGATGACGGTCATGTGCGGATCATTGGGGGACGGAATGGGATGATTCAAGGCTTTGCCCGCATGCTGCGGTCCTACCAGGCCCAGCGCACAGGATGTATCGCCATCCTCATTTCAGAAGAATCCAAAGACTATCGCCCGGAGATGTCGTGGCTCGCCGAACAACTCCGCAAAGAGGGGCTACCCGTTTGGTGCGTCGAACCCCGAGAGATTCGATTTACGGAGGAAGGACTTCGGCTCGAGATCGACGGCAGCCTTCAAGCCGTTGACGTGGTCTATCGTTTCTATGAACTGTTCGACCTCTTGAACATTCCAAAAGCCGAGCTTGTGCAATATGCCGCCAAGAAAGGGTGGGTCTCCGTCACCCCCCCCTATAAACCGGCGCTCGAAGAAAAATCGGCCTTCGCCCTGTTCCACCATCCCATGCTGCGCCCCTTTTGGGAAAAGGAACTTGGGGTCGAGTGCATGCTCGAATTGAGTCGCGTCATACCGAAAACCTGGCTACTCGACCCAGCACCGCTTCCAGCCATCGCAACGATTCCCGACCTTCGTATCGGGACCCGCACGGTCGCAAGCTGGAGAGATCTCGAGAACGCCACGCAGAAGGAACGGCAGTTCGTCATCAAACCGTCTGGATTTTCACCCTTGGCGTGGGGAAGCCGAGGCGTATCCGTCGGACATGACATGCCGCAAGCAGAATGGGTGGACGCGCTGCGCAACGCTCTGGTGTCGTTTCCAACCACACCCTACATCTTGCAAGAGTTTCATAAGGGCCGATTGTTCGACATGGACTTCATGGACGAGAGCCACGGTGCGGTCGTTCGAATGTCCGGCCGCGCGCGGCTCTCTCCTTATTATTTCGCATCGGAAGGGACGGTGGAGCTCGCCGGCATCCTCGCGACCATCTGTCCCGCCGACAAGAAGATTCTCCATGGCATGAAGGACGCGATTCTGGTCCCCTGTGCCGTTCAACCAAGCTGA
- a CDS encoding hypothetical protein (conserved membrane protein of unknown function) yields MKGLGRSVLLAVFLLSACSSARPVLYPNSHLESVGKDRSEQDIEACKQSAESAGAKAGGNSKVGRIATGTAVGAGAGAASGAIGSVISGASAGLGSMIGAASGAVWGLLTGLFSAVTGPSHRPSEAYTNYVNRCLQEKGYEVTGWQ; encoded by the coding sequence ATGAAGGGATTAGGACGGAGTGTTCTCCTAGCGGTGTTCCTGCTCTCGGCCTGTTCGAGTGCGCGACCGGTTTTGTATCCCAATTCCCATTTAGAATCGGTGGGGAAAGATAGATCGGAGCAGGACATTGAGGCGTGTAAACAGTCCGCCGAATCGGCCGGCGCCAAGGCGGGCGGCAACAGCAAGGTCGGACGCATCGCAACCGGGACGGCCGTTGGTGCCGGCGCTGGGGCTGCCAGTGGAGCCATCGGAAGCGTGATTTCCGGGGCATCCGCCGGGTTAGGGTCAATGATCGGGGCGGCGAGTGGAGCGGTCTGGGGTCTCCTGACGGGACTATTTTCGGCTGTGACCGGCCCGTCCCACCGACCCAGCGAGGCCTACACGAATTATGTCAATCGGTGTTTGCAAGAGAAAGGCTATGAAGTGACGGGATGGCAGTGA